In the genome of Variibacter gotjawalensis, one region contains:
- a CDS encoding WS/DGAT/MGAT family O-acyltransferase — protein MDHLSSLDASFLHMETPETPMHVGSLCMVELPQDYEGDFYDAVRKQVINRMHLARVFTRKLAPMPFELGDPVWIEDDDIDLDYHIRRVTVPPPGTMAQVESLAARLHSSLLDRSRPLWEIYVIEGTEDGRFGYYSKLHHAGIDGKSGTELAKVFFDTTPESKVYNVPTRRPRGQYQLGMAELLEASVNNAVQQYTKLAKLAPEAAKIFSGFVQNAPKLLGGDGKDLLASLKPAPKTIFNVAITNQRSFATVSLPLDGMKKAVKRHGATLNDGVMAICSSALRSFLEERASLPAESLSALVPVSLRADGDSAQNNQVAAIRVSLETDEKDPRKRWDKIRKSTETSKTFMNQVKGIIATDFPMMGSPWLMSSMASMYGRSNLVDRLPPIGNVLISNVPGPPIPLYVAGARMTHYFPASIPYHGQALNITLESYAGSLDFGFTACRRALPQDDLKALGKHLVKAFEELVALEPAGAAAAPNGKAEKAEANEKAIEAAAPRAETPVPAEAPAADAKPEKPRKKDAERRLAN, from the coding sequence ATGGATCATCTCAGCAGTCTAGACGCGTCTTTTCTCCATATGGAGACACCCGAGACGCCGATGCATGTCGGCAGTCTCTGCATGGTCGAGTTGCCGCAAGATTACGAAGGCGACTTCTACGACGCGGTGAGGAAGCAAGTCATCAACCGCATGCATCTGGCGCGCGTGTTCACACGCAAGCTTGCGCCGATGCCGTTCGAACTCGGCGATCCCGTGTGGATCGAGGATGACGATATCGATCTCGACTATCACATTCGCCGCGTCACGGTTCCGCCGCCCGGGACAATGGCGCAGGTCGAGTCGCTGGCAGCGCGACTGCACTCGAGCTTGCTCGATCGCAGCCGCCCGCTGTGGGAAATCTACGTGATCGAGGGCACCGAAGACGGCCGCTTCGGCTACTACTCGAAGCTGCATCACGCCGGCATCGATGGGAAATCCGGAACGGAGCTTGCGAAAGTCTTCTTCGATACGACGCCGGAATCGAAGGTGTACAACGTCCCGACGCGGCGGCCGCGCGGCCAATATCAGCTCGGGATGGCAGAGCTGCTGGAAGCGAGCGTCAACAACGCGGTCCAGCAATATACCAAGCTCGCGAAGCTTGCTCCGGAAGCCGCGAAGATCTTCTCCGGATTCGTACAGAATGCGCCGAAGCTGCTTGGCGGCGACGGCAAGGATTTGCTGGCGTCGCTGAAGCCCGCGCCGAAGACGATCTTCAACGTAGCGATCACCAACCAGCGTTCGTTCGCAACGGTCTCGCTTCCCCTCGACGGTATGAAGAAGGCCGTGAAGCGTCACGGCGCGACGCTGAACGACGGCGTGATGGCGATCTGCAGCTCGGCGTTGCGTAGTTTCTTGGAAGAACGCGCGAGCCTGCCGGCTGAATCTCTCAGCGCTCTCGTGCCGGTCAGCTTGCGCGCTGACGGCGATAGTGCGCAGAACAATCAGGTCGCGGCGATCCGGGTCAGTTTGGAAACGGACGAAAAAGATCCGCGCAAGCGCTGGGACAAGATCCGCAAGAGCACCGAAACGTCGAAGACCTTCATGAACCAGGTGAAGGGCATCATCGCGACCGACTTCCCGATGATGGGTTCGCCGTGGCTGATGTCGTCGATGGCATCGATGTATGGTCGCTCGAATCTGGTCGATCGTCTGCCGCCGATCGGGAACGTGCTGATCTCGAACGTGCCGGGACCGCCGATCCCGCTGTATGTCGCCGGCGCGCGCATGACGCATTACTTCCCGGCGTCGATCCCGTATCACGGGCAGGCGCTCAACATCACGCTCGAGAGCTACGCCGGCTCGCTCGACTTCGGCTTCACGGCATGCCGCCGCGCGCTGCCGCAGGACGATCTCAAAGCCCTCGGCAAGCATCTCGTGAAGGCTTTCGAAGAGCTTGTCGCGTTGGAGCCGGCAGGCGCTGCTGCTGCGCCGAACGGCAAAGCGGAGAAAGCCGAGGCGAACGAGAAGGCGATTGAGGCGGCTGCGCCGCGTGCCGAAACACCGGTGCCGGCCGAAGCTCCGGCGGCGGATGCAAAGCCCGAGAAGCCGCGGAAGAAAGATGCGGAGCGGCGGCTCGCGAATTAG
- a CDS encoding phasin family protein, with protein MAKAEKVDVNTIPQQLQAASDKFKEYAESGVQRAKDGYEQFVKAAQEANEKSRKAATEASLKLLDVAKEDADAAYAVTRDLINAKSLTEAYQIQMAYLKGRYEARVSQAQELGAYVKQNAEDATAPVREGLKKIFPEAKSAA; from the coding sequence ATGGCCAAGGCCGAGAAAGTTGACGTCAACACGATCCCGCAACAGCTCCAGGCTGCTTCGGACAAGTTCAAGGAATACGCCGAGTCGGGCGTTCAGCGCGCCAAGGACGGCTACGAGCAGTTCGTGAAGGCTGCCCAGGAAGCCAACGAAAAGTCCCGCAAGGCCGCGACCGAAGCCAGCCTCAAGCTGCTCGACGTTGCCAAGGAAGACGCTGACGCTGCCTACGCCGTCACGCGCGACCTGATCAACGCGAAGAGCCTGACCGAGGCCTACCAGATCCAGATGGCCTACCTGAAGGGCCGCTACGAGGCTCGCGTCTCGCAGGCTCAGGAACTCGGCGCTTACGTCAAGCAGAACGCCGAAGACGCGACCGCTCCGGTCCGCGAAGGCCTGAAGAAGATTTTCCCCGAGGCTAAGTCGGCTGCGTAA
- a CDS encoding poly(R)-hydroxyalkanoic acid synthase subunit PhaE gives MADQNDAKPEQKEAPKLDPQAAFRDVMAQWEKGFNKLANDTMGTEVFAQAMHKFTNVPMGMQNQLGEMIGRYLAALNLPSRAEMVNIGERMKSMEASLARIEARLVSVTNAAAAEAISTAPPTSKPPRTKKPPSAEGSA, from the coding sequence ATGGCCGACCAAAACGACGCGAAGCCCGAACAGAAGGAAGCGCCGAAGCTCGACCCGCAGGCCGCCTTCCGCGACGTGATGGCGCAATGGGAGAAGGGCTTCAACAAGCTCGCCAACGACACGATGGGCACGGAAGTGTTCGCGCAGGCGATGCACAAATTCACCAACGTGCCGATGGGCATGCAGAACCAGCTCGGCGAGATGATCGGCCGCTACCTCGCGGCGCTCAATCTGCCGTCGCGCGCCGAGATGGTGAACATCGGCGAACGCATGAAATCGATGGAAGCCTCCCTCGCGCGCATCGAAGCGCGGCTCGTCAGCGTGACCAACGCGGCCGCCGCCGAAGCGATCAGCACGGCGCCGCCGACATCGAAGCCGCCGCGCACCAAGAAGCCGCCTTCGGCCGAGGGTAGTGCATGA
- a CDS encoding PHA/PHB synthase family protein gives MSTAQKQKPDDSIASRIQAEVDRAIQRNIKGLEYFTSPAPAVGLTPKDVMVTRGTMTLYHYRPMAKEVYRKPLLIVMATSNRGYILDLAPGQSFIEFLLKQGYDVYVLDWNPPTADEKHLRFEDYVLDFIPDAVQRVLKESGQPDLNMIGYCMGGVLSTWYAALHADGPLQNLVCFTTPVDFRHMKLFNNWSDKRHFDVDKLVERLGNVPPEFIYASFDMLRPASRVTAQISLWENMWSDQYVKSYRMLDRWSNETLPLAGEYFKQTVKELMWENSFYKNELVIGGRRVDLGNIKVPLLHVLAEHDHIVPYEAAKPLVAHVGSEEKEEVVLKGGHVSLVAGGNAMKRLWPKVDNWLGERSV, from the coding sequence ATGAGCACGGCGCAAAAGCAGAAGCCCGACGACTCGATCGCCTCTCGCATCCAGGCCGAAGTCGATCGCGCCATCCAGCGCAACATCAAAGGCCTCGAATACTTCACCTCGCCCGCGCCTGCTGTCGGACTGACGCCGAAAGACGTCATGGTCACGCGCGGGACGATGACGCTTTATCACTATCGTCCGATGGCGAAGGAAGTGTACCGCAAGCCGTTGCTGATCGTGATGGCGACCAGCAACCGCGGCTACATCCTCGATCTCGCGCCGGGTCAGAGCTTCATCGAGTTTTTGCTCAAGCAGGGCTACGACGTTTACGTGCTCGACTGGAATCCGCCGACCGCGGACGAGAAGCATCTTCGCTTCGAAGACTACGTGCTCGACTTCATCCCGGATGCGGTTCAGCGCGTGCTGAAGGAATCCGGTCAGCCCGATCTCAACATGATCGGCTACTGCATGGGCGGCGTCCTATCGACGTGGTACGCGGCACTGCACGCCGACGGCCCGCTGCAAAATCTCGTGTGCTTCACGACGCCTGTCGATTTCCGGCACATGAAGCTGTTCAACAACTGGTCCGACAAGCGTCACTTCGACGTCGACAAACTCGTCGAGCGTCTCGGCAACGTGCCGCCGGAATTCATCTACGCCTCGTTCGACATGCTGCGCCCCGCATCGCGCGTCACCGCGCAGATCTCGCTGTGGGAGAATATGTGGAGCGATCAGTATGTGAAGTCGTACCGCATGCTCGATCGCTGGTCGAACGAAACGCTGCCGCTCGCCGGCGAGTATTTCAAACAGACCGTGAAGGAGCTCATGTGGGAGAACTCCTTCTACAAGAATGAACTCGTGATCGGCGGCCGCCGCGTCGACCTCGGCAACATCAAGGTGCCGCTGCTGCACGTGCTTGCCGAACACGATCACATCGTCCCTTACGAAGCCGCCAAGCCGCTCGTCGCGCATGTCGGCTCGGAGGAAAAGGAAGAAGTCGTCCTCAAGGGTGGTCACGTCAGCCTCGTGGCCGGCGGCAACGCGATGAAGCGCTTGTGGCCCAAGGTCGACAACTGGCTTGGAGAACGTTCCGTATGA
- a CDS encoding GNAT family N-acetyltransferase, with translation MTTERSYPRPLEYAGRTATLRYMTGDDEAAVLKFARTLPTHDLLFLPRDITQPKVLAAWASEVERGALTTLLAVDGDEVIGCATLSSDPLSWSPHVGEVRVVSSPKVRGMGVGRTLTQEIFAVALGQGKKKLTAQMTIDQRGAIAVFEGLGFRGEALLRDHVQDHDGNMHDIVVLSHDVAQFQAQMEAYGFDQAFSGAH, from the coding sequence ATGACCACCGAAAGAAGTTACCCGCGGCCGCTCGAATATGCGGGCCGCACCGCGACGCTGCGTTACATGACGGGCGACGACGAAGCCGCCGTGCTGAAATTCGCGCGCACATTGCCGACGCACGATCTGTTGTTTCTGCCGCGCGACATCACGCAGCCGAAGGTCCTTGCTGCCTGGGCGTCGGAAGTCGAGCGCGGCGCGCTGACGACTCTGCTTGCCGTCGACGGCGATGAAGTGATCGGCTGCGCGACGCTGTCGTCCGATCCGCTCTCGTGGTCACCGCATGTCGGCGAAGTCCGCGTCGTGTCGTCGCCGAAGGTGCGCGGCATGGGCGTCGGCCGCACGCTGACGCAGGAGATTTTTGCCGTCGCGTTGGGGCAAGGCAAGAAGAAGCTCACAGCCCAGATGACGATCGATCAGCGCGGCGCGATCGCGGTGTTCGAAGGTCTCGGCTTCCGCGGCGAAGCTTTGCTGCGCGATCACGTCCAGGATCACGACGGCAACATGCACGACATCGTCGTGCTCAGCCACGACGTCGCGCAGTTCCAGGCGCAGATGGAAGCTTACGGCTTCGATCAGGCTTTCAGTGGCGCGCATTGA
- a CDS encoding esterase/lipase family protein, whose amino-acid sequence MSAAAAGTIEAPSKLLLLLEGRALPELGAFYCSLPLLSMTARGDGHPVLVLPGLMAGDATTRPLRSFLNSRGYKAHGWNQGRNLGLRPGVEEAMIERIRELRERYGRKVSLVGWSLGGLYARQLAKLLPDDVRLVITLGSPFAGPPKSTNAWRVYEMASGQRAEKAEFRHHAGPMHEPPPVPTTAIYSKTDGVCAWQSCMEKDGPQTESIEVHGSHMGLGHLPAAVYAIADRLAQPEGEWTKFSAGWMSCLYPNPKYS is encoded by the coding sequence ATGTCGGCTGCTGCAGCGGGTACGATTGAGGCTCCCTCGAAGCTGTTGTTGCTCCTCGAGGGGCGGGCGCTGCCCGAACTCGGAGCGTTCTACTGCTCCCTTCCACTCCTCTCGATGACCGCACGCGGTGACGGACACCCGGTACTCGTTCTGCCGGGCTTGATGGCCGGCGACGCGACGACGCGGCCGCTGCGCTCGTTCCTCAACAGCCGCGGCTACAAGGCGCATGGCTGGAATCAGGGCCGCAATCTCGGTCTGCGCCCGGGCGTCGAAGAAGCGATGATCGAGCGCATTCGTGAACTCCGCGAGCGCTACGGCCGCAAGGTCAGCCTCGTCGGCTGGAGCCTCGGCGGCCTCTACGCGCGCCAACTCGCGAAGCTGTTGCCGGACGATGTCCGCCTGGTGATCACGCTCGGCAGCCCGTTCGCGGGCCCGCCGAAGTCGACCAACGCGTGGCGCGTTTACGAGATGGCCAGCGGCCAGCGCGCCGAGAAGGCCGAGTTTCGCCATCACGCCGGCCCGATGCATGAGCCGCCGCCGGTGCCGACCACTGCGATCTATTCGAAGACGGACGGGGTGTGTGCCTGGCAGTCGTGCATGGAGAAGGACGGCCCCCAAACCGAGAGCATCGAGGTGCACGGTAGCCACATGGGCCTCGGTCATCTTCCGGCCGCCGTTTACGCGATCGCCGACCGTTTGGCGCAACCCGAGGGTGAATGGACAAAGTTCAGCGCGGGCTGGATGTCCTGCCTTTATCCAAATCCGAAGTACTCGTAA
- a CDS encoding AMP-binding protein — MNKFWLQNYPAGVPADVNVDEYRSVTALLEASYEKFKNDNAYVCMGRFLTYGQVDELSSSLAAWLQSQGLKKGDRVAIMLPNLLQFPIAAAAILRAGLIIVNVNPMYTPRELEHQLKDSGAETIFILDSFAPTLVEVIQRTPIKSVILSGAGDMLGAPDGTNDFGLPNATRFNLALAAGRELELQKPDIGPDDIAVLQYTGGTTGVSKGAVLLHKTLVANLLSSEAWTQPGLKRKTLTGQFNMVTAIPLYHVFAFIVCNLLSNRLGALSILIPNPRDLPGMIKTLQGFKINSFPAVNTLFNSLAHDPEFAKLDFSELAVSTGGGMAVQEAVAKKWLEVTGCPISEGYGLTETSAGIASNPTDTDAYTGTIGLPMPGVEIRIIDDNGNDVPAGERGEIAIRGPQVMAGYWQRPDETANVMTPDGFFKSGDIGIMDERGYTRIVDRKKDMILVSGFNVYPNEIEGVVVSHPGVLECAAIGVPDKNTGEAVKVFVVKHDPSLTEADLIEFCKEQLTGYKRPRTIEFRDDLPKSNVGKILRRELRDEVLKTAAQAAE; from the coding sequence ATGAATAAGTTCTGGCTTCAAAATTATCCGGCGGGCGTTCCCGCCGACGTCAATGTAGACGAGTATCGCTCGGTCACTGCTCTGCTCGAAGCGAGCTACGAAAAATTCAAAAACGACAACGCCTATGTCTGTATGGGCCGCTTTCTGACTTACGGGCAGGTCGACGAGCTGTCGTCCTCGCTCGCCGCATGGCTGCAGAGCCAAGGGCTGAAGAAAGGCGACCGCGTTGCGATCATGCTGCCCAATCTTCTGCAGTTTCCAATCGCGGCAGCCGCGATCCTTCGCGCCGGTCTGATCATCGTCAACGTCAACCCGATGTACACCCCGCGCGAACTCGAGCATCAGCTCAAGGATTCAGGCGCCGAGACGATCTTCATTCTGGATTCCTTCGCGCCGACTTTGGTCGAGGTGATTCAGCGAACGCCGATCAAGAGCGTGATCCTGTCTGGCGCAGGCGACATGCTTGGCGCTCCGGATGGGACCAACGATTTCGGCCTGCCGAATGCCACGCGCTTCAACCTCGCGCTGGCCGCCGGCCGCGAGCTCGAGCTGCAGAAGCCCGACATCGGGCCCGACGATATCGCGGTGCTGCAATATACCGGCGGCACGACGGGCGTTTCGAAAGGCGCGGTCCTGCTGCACAAGACGTTGGTCGCCAACCTGCTCTCGTCGGAAGCGTGGACGCAGCCGGGCCTCAAGCGCAAGACGCTCACCGGTCAATTTAACATGGTGACGGCGATCCCGCTCTACCACGTGTTCGCATTCATCGTGTGCAATCTGCTGTCGAACCGTCTCGGCGCATTGAGCATCCTGATTCCGAACCCGCGCGATCTTCCCGGAATGATCAAGACGCTGCAGGGCTTCAAGATCAACTCGTTCCCGGCCGTGAACACGCTGTTCAACTCGCTCGCGCACGATCCGGAATTTGCCAAGCTCGACTTCTCTGAACTTGCCGTTTCGACCGGCGGCGGCATGGCCGTGCAGGAAGCTGTCGCGAAAAAGTGGCTGGAGGTCACCGGCTGCCCGATCTCGGAGGGTTACGGCCTCACCGAAACGTCGGCCGGCATCGCGTCGAACCCGACCGACACCGACGCTTACACCGGCACGATCGGGCTCCCGATGCCGGGCGTCGAGATCCGCATCATCGACGACAACGGCAACGATGTGCCGGCGGGCGAGCGCGGCGAGATCGCGATCCGCGGCCCGCAGGTGATGGCCGGCTACTGGCAGCGTCCGGACGAAACCGCCAACGTTATGACGCCCGACGGCTTCTTCAAATCTGGCGATATCGGCATCATGGACGAGCGCGGCTACACACGCATCGTCGATCGCAAGAAGGATATGATCCTCGTCTCGGGCTTCAACGTGTACCCGAACGAGATCGAGGGCGTCGTCGTCAGCCATCCGGGCGTGCTCGAATGCGCCGCGATCGGCGTGCCGGACAAGAACACGGGCGAAGCCGTGAAGGTGTTCGTCGTGAAGCACGATCCGAGCCTGACGGAAGCCGATCTCAT
- a CDS encoding alpha/beta fold hydrolase: MIKHDYIDANGIRFHYAHAGEGKLMLFLHGFPEFWYCWKDLLPEFGKDHHAVAPDMRGYNLTDKPQDIDSYDIKILVEDMRAFAKALGHDKFILVAHDWGGGVAWSMAIKHPELIEKLVIINSPHPGCFLRELANNPKQQKKSQYMVQFLDPNTEKFLAANNYKALQDIVIRDGVEKGEFTEEDRAEYIKAWSQPGALTGNLNYYRHSKAGPPHSGQPARTWGGGANSLEVKVPTLVIWGENDIALVKENLDGLEEFVPDVTIKRIAGGSHWLIHEVPDQIAKDIRAFIAR; the protein is encoded by the coding sequence TTGATCAAGCACGATTACATCGATGCCAACGGCATTCGTTTTCACTACGCGCATGCGGGTGAAGGCAAGCTGATGCTGTTCCTGCACGGCTTTCCGGAATTTTGGTACTGCTGGAAAGATCTGTTGCCTGAGTTCGGTAAGGATCATCACGCGGTCGCGCCGGACATGCGCGGCTACAACCTCACCGACAAGCCGCAGGATATCGACAGCTACGACATCAAGATCTTGGTCGAGGACATGCGCGCTTTCGCCAAGGCGCTTGGCCACGACAAGTTCATCCTCGTTGCGCACGATTGGGGTGGGGGTGTTGCCTGGTCGATGGCGATCAAGCATCCGGAGCTGATCGAGAAGCTCGTCATCATCAATTCACCGCATCCCGGCTGCTTCCTGCGCGAGCTTGCGAACAATCCGAAGCAGCAGAAGAAAAGCCAATACATGGTGCAATTTCTCGATCCCAACACCGAGAAGTTTCTGGCGGCCAATAACTACAAGGCGCTGCAGGACATCGTCATCCGCGACGGCGTCGAGAAGGGAGAGTTCACCGAGGAAGATCGCGCCGAATACATCAAGGCGTGGTCGCAGCCGGGCGCGCTGACCGGCAACCTCAACTACTACCGGCATTCGAAAGCCGGGCCGCCGCATTCGGGCCAGCCGGCGCGGACCTGGGGTGGCGGCGCGAATTCGCTCGAAGTGAAGGTGCCGACGCTGGTGATCTGGGGCGAGAACGACATCGCGCTCGTGAAGGAGAATCTCGACGGGCTCGAAGAGTTCGTGCCGGACGTCACGATCAAGCGCATTGCGGGCGGCAGCCACTGGTTGATCCACGAAGTGCCGGATCAGATCGCCAAGGATATCCGCGCGTTCATTGCGCGTTGA